A part of Neodiprion pinetum isolate iyNeoPine1 chromosome 4, iyNeoPine1.2, whole genome shotgun sequence genomic DNA contains:
- the pont gene encoding ruvB-like helicase 1 yields the protein MKIEEVKSTAKTQRISAHTHIKGLGLDENGIAIQMAAGLVGQEMAREAAGVVVDMIRSKKMAGRAVLLAGPPGTGKTAVALAIAQELGNKVPFCPMVGSEVYSSEIKKTEVLMENFRRAIGLRIKETKEVYEGEVTELTPVETENPMGGYGKTVSHVVIGLKTAKGTKQLKLDPSIYESLQKEKVETGDVIYIEANSGAVKRQGRSDNFATEFDLEAEEYVPLPKGDVHKKKEVIQDVTLHDLDVANSKPQGGQDIMSMMGQLMKPKKTEITDKLRKEINKVVNKYIDQGIAELVPGVLFIDEVHMLDIETFTYLHRALESAIAPIVIFATNRGRCIIRGTEDIASPHGIPLDLLDRLLIIRTLPYSRKEIEQIVKLRATTEGLQVEDEALQTLGDIGTRTTLRYVVQLLTPAALTAKVNGRTVIKKEDVEEVGALFLDAKSSAKILTQHKDKYMK from the exons ATGAAGATTGAGGAGGTGAAAAGTACGGCAAAAACCCAGAGAATTTCTGCACACACGCATATTAAAGGTCTCGGTCTTGACGAGAATGGTATTGCGATTCAGATGGCTGCCGGTCTCGTCGGCCAAGAAATGGCAAGagag GCTGCTGGTGTTGTCGTCGATATGATAAGATCGAAGAAAATGGCTGGGCGAGCAGTCCTGCTTGCAGGACCACCTGGAACAGGGAAAACAGCAGTTGCCCTTGCAATAGCGCAGGAACTGGGTAACAAAGTGCCATTTTGTCCGATGGTTGGTTCCGAAGTATATAGttcagagataaaaaaaacagaggTACTTATGGAAAATTTTAGACGAGCTATTGGGTTGCGAATAAAAGAAACCAAAGAAGTCTACGAAGGTGAAGTAACGGAGCTGACGCCTGTGGAAACTGAGAACCCAATGGGCGGCTATGGAAAGACAGTTTCCCATGTGGTTATTGGGTTAAAAACTGCTAAAGGAACAAAACAGTTGAAACTTGATCCATCTATATACGAATCTCTCCAAAAAGAAAAGGTTGAGACCGGCGATGTAATTTATATCGAGGCAAATAGCGGGGCTGTGAAACGACAAGGACGTAGTGACAATTTCGCAACGGAATTTGACTTGGAAGCAGAGGAATACGTGCCTTTGCCCAAAGGTGATGTccacaaaaagaaagaagttaTCCAGGATGTCACGCTGCATGATTTAGATGTCGCTAACTCTAAACCACAAGGAGGACAGGACATCATGTCAATGATGGGACAACTCATGAAGCCCAAGAAAACTGAAATCACCG ATAAACTGCGGAAGGAAATAAACAAAGTTGTGAACAAGTACATCGATCAGGGTATCGCAGAACTGGTACCTGGAGTTCTGTTCATAGACGAAGTACATATGCTGGATATTGAGACATTTACATATCTCCATCGTGCTTTAGAAAGTGCAATTGCTCCAATAGTTATATTTGCAACAAACCGTGGTCGTTGCATCATCAGAGGCACAGAAGACATTGCTTCGCCACATGGAATACCACTCGATTTACTCGATAGATTACTAATCATAAGAACTTTGCCATACTCGAGAAAGGAAATTGAACAGATTGTTAAATTGCGGGCTACGACGGAAGGCTTACAAGTTGAAGACGAAGCTTTGCAAACTCTGGGTGACATTGGAACTAGGACAACGCTAAGATATGTCGTTCAGTTGCTTACACCAGCTGCATTAACTGCCAAAGTTAATGGAAGAACTGTGATTAAGAAAGAAGATGTTGAGGAAGTCGGAGCTTTGTTTTTGGATGCTAAATCATCGGCTAAAATCCTGACACAGCATAAAGATAAATACATGAAATAA